A section of the Thermogemmatispora onikobensis genome encodes:
- a CDS encoding Hsp20/alpha crystallin family protein yields MVDIIRYDPFREVISLRDAINRLFEESVVAPVWRWDEAVATIPINVRENEHGYQVQAQIPGVKPEQLEVNVSGNTLTLKAEVPREEKEEQRGQWHVREIRSGSFARTITFPKDIDSGKTEARYENGLLTVNVPFGEASKPKKIRVKAA; encoded by the coding sequence ATGGTCGACATCATCCGCTACGATCCTTTCCGCGAGGTGATCAGCCTGCGGGATGCCATCAATCGGCTCTTTGAGGAGAGCGTTGTGGCGCCTGTCTGGCGTTGGGATGAGGCCGTAGCGACCATCCCCATCAATGTGCGCGAGAACGAGCACGGCTATCAGGTTCAGGCGCAGATCCCTGGGGTGAAGCCTGAGCAGCTGGAGGTGAACGTCTCCGGCAACACACTGACGCTCAAGGCTGAGGTGCCGCGCGAGGAGAAGGAAGAGCAGCGTGGTCAGTGGCACGTGCGGGAGATTCGCAGCGGTAGCTTCGCGCGGACGATTACCTTCCCGAAGGACATTGATAGCGGGAAGACCGAGGCCAGATACGAGAACGGCCTATTGACCGTGAATGTTCCCTTCGGCGAGGCGAGCAAGCCGAAGAAGATCCGCGTCAAGGCCGCCTGA
- a CDS encoding ComEA family DNA-binding protein produces MKNSHKHLSSSPALPDSLGGDSPRHSENMTLAAESYGRREEDLALVETLKLAVPVTHPTVGQRLLRGVALMLAVVLAVALYLLWQGAVPVEAPLESVPSPGGTAAALTPASAESQGPTVTTTAAVAPALTPLTSTTSIEVYIVGAVRHPGVYRLPAGSRVYQLLQAAGGPLPEANLVALNLAAILHDGEEIYVTRVGEISPPVAVDGSSPAMPGASSSAASPSTPVNINTASVDELRQRLHVSATTAQHIVNYRLQHGPYTAVDQLLQVVSRSVYDRIKDLVTV; encoded by the coding sequence ATGAAAAATAGTCACAAACATCTATCCTCCTCTCCTGCTCTACCGGATAGTCTTGGCGGCGATTCGCCGCGACACAGCGAGAACATGACCCTCGCTGCCGAGAGCTACGGACGCCGCGAAGAAGATCTGGCACTGGTTGAGACGCTGAAACTGGCCGTCCCGGTTACTCATCCTACGGTCGGGCAGCGCCTGCTCCGAGGGGTAGCACTGATGCTCGCTGTTGTGCTGGCGGTGGCGCTCTATCTCCTCTGGCAGGGAGCAGTACCTGTTGAGGCACCTCTGGAGTCAGTTCCGTCCCCTGGCGGCACGGCGGCAGCGCTGACTCCTGCTTCGGCAGAGAGCCAGGGACCCACGGTGACTACTACAGCAGCGGTTGCGCCAGCTCTGACGCCGCTGACGTCTACTACCAGTATTGAGGTCTATATTGTCGGGGCTGTTCGCCATCCCGGGGTCTATAGGCTACCTGCAGGGTCGCGCGTCTATCAGTTACTGCAGGCTGCTGGCGGTCCGCTGCCCGAGGCCAATCTAGTAGCGCTCAACCTGGCCGCCATCCTCCACGACGGCGAGGAAATCTATGTAACGCGCGTTGGCGAGATCTCGCCGCCAGTTGCTGTCGATGGCTCCTCGCCTGCTATGCCCGGCGCCAGCAGCTCTGCTGCCTCTCCCTCTACTCCAGTGAATATCAATACGGCAAGCGTCGATGAGCTGCGCCAGCGGTTACATGTGAGCGCAACAACTGCCCAGCATATTGTGAATTATCGTCTTCAGCATGGCCCTTATACGGCGGTCGACCAGCTCCTCCAGGTCGTGAGCCGCTCGGTCTACGACCGCATTAAGGATCTGGTAACAGTCTAA
- a CDS encoding ComEC/Rec2 family competence protein: MAVSLLLLGQALVRLRKFPLLTVCSAWLAGIVLADWLQFSPRWLLLPLLALALATVVGWRRCERAGVLLLFLSALLAGAWRMALADPRHDPLAVASLLRSAAGTGQLVVHGEVSAPPALEGHARRLTVSVMEVSSDGGLHWWPRHGEIAVFTSGTLLDDPYGPAYGDEVLLRGRLLPPSRAGAPDLQALMAFPRLAVRRHGGNPLLALLYTLRFRLAALIARALPQPEAALLVAILLGLRTPPLQPLTPLFNVTGTAHLIVPSGFKVTLLAGLLALPLQPLTRPKPDDWLLLPAQRRRSQRWLWLLCVLQLLTIAAYTVLSGAGPAALRAGFMGALLVLAPRLGRHYHVYSALAAAALAMSLADPFVLWDSGFQLSFLGTLGIVLLTPLFARPLRRLERWPAGSLLVEALAVTLAAQVATLPVFALTFAQLSFVAPLANLLTVPLLELLLLLGVAICLLGTVCFPLALVVGWLAWFPLQYVIDAVAFCARLPLAWLSTSDWPLSVPLAWGYYLLLTGALGLGWRSCPALFVSSSGNSPPQGSANRPEPGKGHGRKRGVLLGGQLALVLLLLLATGLRTLLSQDSARLVLTTFALASPSGVTGPAVLVQMAHGGVLLIDGGPDATALAHVLDRRLPFWQRRIDWLVLSAPLLSHLTGLQDATSRFEIGQALDGGVLHPGTGYALWRRTLRESGVPYQTLRQGQLLSAGQSLRLEILWPPSPLHRGGDEARNNALVLRLVAPGLRLLLLGEAAQSSYALSGLLTAVGSSSAGQDDVVLASLTAGQRPPPAFSRLLELLHPSLLVVNMTTTRSPSVAPRPNSNGPGEWPVTVPPDVKHTFFLRAPAAFTLESRQTGWSFGPTAP; the protein is encoded by the coding sequence ATGGCCGTGTCATTGCTGCTCCTCGGACAGGCTCTAGTGCGGCTACGGAAGTTTCCGCTTCTGACCGTCTGCTCAGCCTGGCTGGCAGGGATTGTGCTCGCCGATTGGCTGCAGTTTTCCCCGCGCTGGCTACTGCTGCCACTCCTGGCGCTGGCGCTGGCGACTGTTGTTGGCTGGCGCCGTTGTGAGAGGGCAGGTGTGCTGTTGCTCTTCCTGTCGGCCTTGCTCGCTGGGGCCTGGCGTATGGCGCTGGCTGATCCGCGCCATGATCCCCTGGCCGTCGCCAGTTTGCTGCGCTCCGCTGCTGGGACCGGCCAGCTCGTAGTCCACGGTGAGGTGAGTGCTCCTCCTGCTCTGGAGGGCCATGCGCGTCGCCTGACGGTGAGCGTGATGGAGGTGAGCAGTGATGGCGGGTTGCATTGGTGGCCACGGCATGGTGAGATCGCTGTCTTTACCTCTGGCACACTGCTCGACGATCCCTATGGCCCGGCATACGGCGATGAGGTCCTGCTGAGAGGGCGCCTTCTGCCACCGTCTAGGGCTGGTGCTCCAGATCTGCAGGCATTGATGGCTTTCCCGCGCCTCGCGGTCCGGCGGCATGGAGGAAATCCTCTGCTGGCTTTGCTCTATACCCTCCGTTTCCGGCTGGCTGCTTTGATCGCAAGAGCGTTGCCCCAGCCCGAGGCCGCTCTGCTGGTGGCGATCTTGCTCGGCTTACGGACGCCTCCGCTGCAGCCCCTGACTCCTCTCTTCAATGTGACAGGCACTGCTCATCTGATTGTCCCCAGTGGCTTTAAGGTGACGCTGCTTGCCGGTCTGCTCGCGTTGCCGCTGCAGCCCCTGACTCGCCCCAAACCTGATGATTGGCTCCTGCTGCCAGCGCAACGTCGACGCTCTCAGCGCTGGCTTTGGCTGCTCTGTGTGCTTCAGCTGCTGACCATTGCTGCTTATACAGTGCTTAGTGGTGCAGGACCAGCGGCTTTGCGGGCTGGTTTCATGGGGGCCCTCCTGGTTCTTGCCCCTCGCCTGGGGCGCCACTACCATGTGTATAGCGCTCTGGCAGCGGCAGCTCTGGCGATGAGCCTCGCTGATCCTTTTGTCCTCTGGGATAGTGGTTTCCAGCTTTCGTTTCTGGGCACATTAGGGATTGTGCTCTTGACCCCCCTCTTTGCCCGACCGCTGAGGAGGCTGGAGCGTTGGCCTGCTGGTTCGCTGCTGGTCGAGGCCCTGGCCGTCACCCTGGCGGCTCAAGTGGCCACTTTGCCCGTCTTCGCTCTGACCTTTGCTCAACTTTCCTTTGTGGCTCCGTTGGCTAATTTGCTGACGGTCCCTTTGTTGGAGCTGTTGCTCTTGTTGGGGGTAGCTATCTGCCTGTTGGGGACGGTGTGCTTCCCGCTGGCCCTGGTTGTGGGCTGGCTCGCCTGGTTCCCTTTGCAGTATGTCATTGACGCTGTCGCTTTCTGCGCGCGGCTCCCGCTGGCCTGGCTCAGTACCAGTGACTGGCCCCTCTCGGTTCCGCTGGCCTGGGGCTATTATCTCCTCTTGACTGGCGCCCTGGGTCTGGGCTGGCGCTCTTGTCCTGCCCTCTTTGTCTCGTCCTCTGGCAATAGCCCCCCGCAGGGAAGCGCAAACCGACCAGAGCCGGGGAAAGGACACGGTCGCAAGCGGGGGGTGCTGCTCGGGGGACAGCTGGCCCTGGTGCTCTTGCTCCTACTGGCCACGGGCCTGCGCACGCTACTGAGTCAGGACAGCGCCAGGCTGGTGCTGACAACCTTTGCGCTGGCCTCCCCTTCGGGGGTCACTGGTCCCGCTGTGCTCGTCCAGATGGCTCACGGAGGCGTGCTCTTGATCGACGGTGGCCCCGATGCGACGGCCCTCGCTCACGTACTTGATCGCCGCCTGCCTTTTTGGCAGCGCCGCATTGACTGGCTGGTGCTGTCTGCTCCCTTGCTCTCACATTTGACGGGGCTCCAGGATGCGACCTCGCGCTTTGAGATCGGCCAGGCTCTGGATGGCGGGGTACTCCACCCAGGAACAGGCTATGCGCTCTGGCGCCGTACCCTCCGGGAGAGTGGCGTCCCTTACCAGACGCTCCGTCAGGGCCAACTGCTCTCTGCAGGGCAAAGCCTACGCCTGGAAATACTCTGGCCTCCGTCTCCCCTCCATCGTGGAGGCGATGAGGCCCGCAATAACGCTCTGGTCCTCCGCCTTGTTGCCCCAGGCTTACGCCTCTTGCTGCTAGGAGAGGCGGCTCAGAGCAGCTACGCGCTCAGCGGCTTGCTCACCGCCGTCGGCTCCTCCTCGGCTGGTCAGGACGATGTGGTACTGGCCTCCCTGACTGCCGGCCAGCGACCACCACCTGCTTTCTCTCGTCTGCTGGAACTTCTCCATCCCTCTCTGCTTGTTGTGAACATGACGACCACTCGCTCGCCGTCAGTGGCGCCCAGACCCAACAGCAACGGGCCAGGAGAGTGGCCCGTGACCGTTCCTCCTGACGTGAAGCACACGTTTTTCCTGAGAGCGCCAGCGGCCTTCACATTAGAGAGCCGCCAGACAGGCTGGTCTTTTGGCCCGACAGCCCCGTGA
- a CDS encoding tyrosine-type recombinase/integrase — MHEDSQKKQPTESVAQDERVVVQTGLFPGATQVVAQPADPREVPFPPLVRTQPLTEQSSLAACALPYQQELKLRGKSNYTITCFLSDLKMFSEFMGPETPVGRITKEDLVDWLMKLKFGNKDHTPAPKTMARRVTFLKNFFSWLAREGVIREDPSASLILERPLPPLPELLFEEEIERLLKAAADDARCLCLIYLTLHAGLKKEEIMILKPEHIDLSNPQQPLVSVHFPPSTGKQHRERSLALPPEFTDIVREYLSKYQHQPGETLFNCTDRNLNYILARAVKAAGIKKRVTLQLLRDTFAVRQLRAGVSFETLRERLGLSDEAWLESREKYRRLAFPV, encoded by the coding sequence ATGCACGAGGATAGTCAGAAGAAGCAGCCAACGGAGAGCGTAGCGCAAGACGAGCGCGTAGTGGTCCAAACTGGTCTTTTTCCTGGGGCCACGCAGGTCGTTGCTCAGCCGGCGGACCCGCGCGAGGTCCCTTTTCCGCCGCTGGTGCGTACTCAGCCGCTGACCGAGCAGTCCAGCCTGGCAGCCTGTGCCTTGCCCTATCAGCAGGAGCTGAAGCTGCGGGGGAAATCGAACTATACGATCACCTGCTTCCTCTCTGACCTCAAGATGTTCAGCGAATTCATGGGGCCAGAGACGCCTGTTGGCAGGATTACCAAAGAGGACCTTGTCGACTGGCTCATGAAGCTGAAATTTGGCAATAAAGATCATACGCCGGCCCCCAAGACGATGGCACGACGAGTCACCTTTCTCAAGAACTTCTTTTCCTGGCTGGCACGTGAAGGAGTGATTCGTGAAGATCCTTCGGCGAGCCTCATCCTGGAGCGTCCTTTGCCGCCTCTACCGGAGCTTCTCTTCGAGGAAGAGATTGAGCGGCTGCTCAAAGCGGCAGCCGATGATGCACGCTGCCTCTGCCTGATCTATCTGACGCTGCATGCGGGCCTTAAGAAAGAAGAAATCATGATTCTCAAGCCAGAGCACATCGATCTCTCCAACCCACAGCAGCCGCTGGTAAGCGTCCATTTTCCTCCCTCAACGGGTAAGCAGCATCGCGAGCGCAGTCTGGCTCTGCCACCCGAGTTTACGGACATTGTACGAGAATATTTAAGCAAGTATCAGCATCAGCCGGGCGAGACGCTCTTTAACTGCACCGATCGCAATCTCAACTATATTTTGGCGCGCGCGGTCAAAGCAGCTGGTATCAAGAAGCGAGTGACGCTGCAGCTGCTACGCGATACCTTTGCTGTCCGCCAACTGCGAGCGGGCGTTTCCTTCGAGACGCTGCGCGAGCGGCTGGGTCTCTCTGATGAAGCCTGGCTCGAATCGCGAGAGAAGTATCGACGCCTGGCCTTTCCTGTCTGA